In the Vitis vinifera cultivar Pinot Noir 40024 chromosome 2, ASM3070453v1 genome, one interval contains:
- the LOC100247736 gene encoding protein NRT1/ PTR FAMILY 6.4 encodes MPNHLNPDNYSASGNKDNPWIVSTVNQVEEVKMVIKLLPIWSTCILFWTVYSQMTTFMIEQATFMNQKICSFVVPPGSLSVFLFISVLLFTSLNETIIVPFARKLTHNVKGVTSLQRVGIGLIFSMVAMVTTAIVERQRREAAVQHKTKISAFWLVPQFFLVDAGEAFAYVGQLEFFIRKAPDRMKSMSTGLFLSTLAMGFFVSSLLVSLVDKVTNMRWLRSNLNWGKLDNFYWMLAVLGVLNFLAFLVFAMRHQYMTLQYNSSDVYGENELKKGWNEGITSEMEKKERVEGKEEP; translated from the coding sequence ATGCCCAACCACTTGAATCCAGACAATTATTCAGCCAGTGGAAACAAGGACAACCCTTGGATAGTTTCTACAGTGAACCAAGTTGAAGAGGTGAAGATGGTAATAAAGCTCCTTCCCATCTGGTCCACATGTATCCTCTTTTGGACAGTCTACTCTCAAATGACAACTTTCATGATTGAGCAAGCCACCTTCATGAACCAAAAAATTTGCTCCTTTGTTGTTCCTCCAGGTTCTCTCTCTGTCTTCCTCTTCATCTCCGTTCTTCTCTTCACTTCCCTAAATGAAACGATCATTGTCCCATTTGCTCGGAAACTCACCCACAATGTCAAAGGAGTTACAAGCCTTCAGAGGGTTGGAATTGGACTCATTTTCTCAATGGTGGCTATGGTAACTACTGCTATTGTTGAAAGGCAAAGGAGGGAAGCTGCTGTTCAACACAAGACTAAAATCAGTGCATTCTGGCTAGTACCTCAGTTCTTCCTAGTGGATGCTGGGGAAGCCTTTGCTTATGTAGGACAACTAGAGTTCTTCATCAGAAAGGCACCAGATAGGATGAAATCAATGAGCACAGGACTCTTTTTAAGCACCCTTGCAATGGGGTTCTTTGTTAGTAGTTTGCTAGTGTCTCTGGTAGACAAAGTGACCAACATGAGATGGCTTAGGAGCAATTTGAATTGGGGGAAATTGGACAACTTTTATTGGATGCTTGCAGTCCTAGGAGTATTGAATTTCTTGGCTTTTCTTGTCTTTGCAATGAGACACCAGTACATGACACTACAGTACAATAGCTCTGATGTTTATGGGGAGAATGAGCTAAAGAAGGGATGGAATGAAGGTATCACCAGCGAAATggagaagaaagagagagttgaAGGAAAGGAGGAACCTTAG